In Anaerolineales bacterium, the following proteins share a genomic window:
- the rarD gene encoding EamA family transporter RarD, which translates to MNNKGVFYGIVAYALWGFFPIYWKLLQGVPAPQLLGHRIGWSFLLLLAMIWVTKQWDDFRAALDARTVRIYAVAALLIGINWLMYVWAVNAGFIVETSLGYFINPLLSVLMGVFFLRERLRAMQWVPVILAALGVAYLTFAYGRLPWIALSLAFSFGFYGLVKKLAPLGSLYGLTLETGILFLPALVYLGWAEVDHTGAFLHSGVTADLLMIGAGIVTTIPLLLFASAARQIPLSTIGILQYLAPTIQFLIGVFVYKEAFDHSRLIGFGIVWLALVIFWAESYFARRATVTPLSVGDG; encoded by the coding sequence ATGAACAATAAAGGCGTTTTCTACGGTATTGTCGCGTACGCGTTGTGGGGATTTTTCCCGATTTACTGGAAATTGTTGCAGGGCGTACCGGCTCCTCAGTTACTTGGGCATCGCATTGGCTGGTCGTTTTTGTTACTGCTCGCAATGATCTGGGTCACAAAACAGTGGGACGATTTTCGCGCCGCGTTGGACGCGCGTACTGTCCGTATCTATGCGGTTGCTGCACTGCTGATCGGCATCAACTGGCTGATGTATGTATGGGCGGTGAATGCGGGCTTCATCGTCGAGACCAGTCTCGGCTATTTCATCAATCCATTGTTAAGCGTTTTGATGGGCGTGTTCTTTTTACGCGAGCGGTTACGCGCCATGCAATGGGTTCCCGTTATCCTTGCCGCGCTCGGCGTAGCGTATCTTACATTTGCCTATGGGCGGCTCCCGTGGATCGCGCTCTCATTGGCATTCTCGTTTGGGTTTTATGGACTGGTGAAAAAACTCGCGCCGCTCGGTTCGCTGTATGGGTTGACGCTCGAAACAGGCATTCTCTTTTTACCCGCATTGGTTTATCTTGGTTGGGCGGAAGTTGACCATACCGGCGCGTTCCTGCACTCAGGCGTCACAGCGGATCTGTTGATGATCGGCGCGGGAATCGTGACGACCATTCCGCTGTTGTTGTTTGCTTCAGCCGCTCGGCAGATCCCACTGTCTACGATCGGTATCCTGCAATACCTCGCGCCGACGATACAATTCCTTATCGGAGTCTTCGTCTACAAAGAGGCATTCGATCATTCTCGCTTGATCGGTTTTGGGATCGTATGGCTGGCGCTCGTTATCTTCTGGGCGGAAAGTTATTTCGCAAGGCGTGCGACCGTGACTCCTCTCTCGGTAGGAGACGGGTAG
- a CDS encoding ABC transporter permease, whose protein sequence is MTTYILRRLIQTVGLLFILSVILFTLVNAAPGGPITAYAGRRPRPEQVERLKRQFGLDQPLPLQYVYWLVGNDWTKIDTDGDGIQDEPGARKGILRGDFGFSYRTRQPVLDEIAKRLPNTVTLMGITMFIALAIAIPLGIYSAIKQYSLFDFFATTFSFAGQAVPEFWLGLLLIIVFYAWLKNPVTGEPLLPSGGISSLDGGFSLSDRLAHLVLPVLTGTLGWIAWYSRFLRSSLLEILPLNYLKSARARGLTERKVIFKHALSNAMIPIVTLIALDLPYIFTGAVLIESIFAWPGMGRLYYQAAVDRDYPLLLAVLIIGAAFIILCNLVADILYAYLDPRVRYE, encoded by the coding sequence ATGACCACCTACATCCTCCGCCGCCTCATCCAAACCGTCGGCTTGCTGTTCATCCTCAGCGTCATCCTCTTCACGCTAGTTAACGCCGCGCCCGGCGGACCCATCACCGCCTACGCGGGCAGGCGTCCGCGCCCCGAACAGGTGGAACGACTCAAACGTCAGTTCGGACTCGACCAACCGCTCCCCCTCCAATACGTCTATTGGCTCGTCGGCAACGACTGGACAAAAATCGACACCGACGGCGACGGCATCCAAGACGAACCCGGCGCGCGCAAAGGCATCCTGCGCGGCGACTTCGGTTTTTCCTATCGCACGCGCCAGCCGGTCCTTGACGAAATTGCCAAACGCTTGCCTAACACCGTCACGCTCATGGGCATCACCATGTTCATCGCGCTCGCCATCGCCATCCCGCTCGGCATCTACTCCGCCATCAAACAATATTCCCTCTTCGACTTTTTCGCCACCACCTTCTCCTTCGCCGGGCAAGCCGTCCCCGAATTTTGGCTGGGGCTGTTGCTCATCATCGTCTTTTACGCGTGGCTGAAAAACCCGGTGACGGGAGAACCGCTTCTGCCATCGGGTGGGATTTCCTCCCTAGACGGCGGATTCTCACTCTCAGACCGACTCGCCCATTTGGTTCTCCCGGTTCTTACCGGGACGTTAGGCTGGATCGCCTGGTACTCGCGTTTCCTCCGTTCGAGTCTGCTCGAAATCCTCCCGCTGAACTATCTCAAATCGGCGCGGGCGCGCGGCTTGACCGAACGAAAAGTGATCTTCAAACACGCGCTCAGCAACGCGATGATTCCCATCGTCACGCTCATCGCGCTCGACCTGCCGTACATTTTCACCGGCGCGGTGTTGATCGAATCCATTTTCGCTTGGCCCGGCATGGGACGGCTCTACTACCAAGCCGCCGTAGACCGCGACTATCCGCTCTTGCTCGCTGTTCTCATCATCGGCGCGGCATTCATCATCCTCTGCAATCTGGTGGCAGATATTTTGTACGCGTACCTTGACCCGAGAGTGAGATATGAATAG
- a CDS encoding ABC transporter permease: MNPQSTNLTSVIWKRFKRHRGAIAGMIIFGILATLCIFAFLSPFDSEKSNLTEKFLPPSSTYLLGSDSLGRDLLTRILYGGRISLAVGGIAVAISLLIGIPVGALAGYYGGKIDSILMRVTDAFLSLPSFLVLILLAAMLREVELPIFQRNSVLTISLVIGILSWMTFARLVRAAFLTLREMDYVSAARALGSSDGRIMLGHILPNGIGVVIVEATLQLGYAIIQEAGLSFLNFGIQQPTPSWGNLIYSAQDHFTKYPWLAIFPGLAIFLTIISVNYIGDGLRDAFDPYKVLERVGEWT; this comes from the coding sequence ATGAATCCTCAATCCACCAACCTCACCTCCGTCATCTGGAAACGCTTCAAACGTCATCGCGGCGCGATCGCAGGCATGATCATCTTTGGCATTCTCGCCACCCTTTGCATCTTCGCCTTCCTCTCGCCGTTCGATTCCGAAAAATCAAACCTCACAGAAAAATTCCTGCCACCCTCCTCGACCTACCTGCTCGGCAGCGACTCGCTTGGACGCGACTTGCTCACTCGCATCCTCTACGGCGGAAGAATCTCGTTGGCGGTCGGCGGAATTGCCGTCGCGATTTCCCTCCTCATCGGAATCCCCGTCGGCGCGCTGGCTGGCTACTACGGCGGCAAGATCGATTCCATCCTCATGCGCGTCACCGACGCGTTCCTGTCCCTGCCCTCGTTCCTCGTGTTGATTCTGCTCGCGGCGATGCTCCGCGAAGTGGAACTTCCCATCTTCCAACGTAACAGCGTGCTGACCATCAGCCTCGTCATCGGCATTCTCTCGTGGATGACGTTCGCGCGCCTCGTCCGCGCCGCCTTCCTCACTCTGCGCGAGATGGATTACGTCTCTGCCGCGCGCGCCCTCGGCTCCTCCGATGGACGCATCATGCTCGGTCACATCCTCCCCAACGGAATCGGCGTTGTCATCGTCGAAGCGACACTGCAACTGGGCTACGCTATCATCCAAGAAGCAGGCTTGAGTTTCCTCAACTTCGGCATCCAACAACCGACTCCATCGTGGGGCAATCTCATTTATTCCGCGCAAGATCACTTCACGAAATATCCGTGGCTGGCAATCTTCCCCGGCTTGGCGATCTTCCTCACCATCATCTCCGTCAACTACATCGGCGACGGTCTGCGCGACGCGTTCGATCCGTACAAAGTGTTGGAGCGGGTTGGGGAGTGGACATAA
- a CDS encoding peptide ABC transporter substrate-binding protein — protein MFTKKRSLLFLTFTVIVALAITSCGAPAPTTATDEPAASSSEKSITIVIPEDPPTFNPMVADTGYDALVMELVLLGMADIDPNGNVFPELATDLPTVENGGVTIDEDAGTMSVTWTMRDDIQWSDGEPVTADDVLFTWSAISDPVNGLWIPGIDYIDSVKQLGKYSFVVNYNAIYPGYLTQFGGEQLAIWPAHYCKLEQGFVAWDCGRAPLSDGPFILKDWIEGDHMTFEKNDKYYLAPKPEIEQVIVQIVPDDAVRKTMMLNGDADIDMWINSNTAKDLEGSDVAKVSASPTDRWLMRLYMNLAEKGTVDSAATPHPILSDVNVRKAIRSAIDVDTIVNEIFHGLANPHWTEFYRSPYQCDVPRPAFDPEAAKAMLESAGWKDTDGDGIRECSGCTTGAPDGYKMEMEFITYAEFGEPLELTQQLIAEMLGEIGIQMNITVVEGSILWDQAENGGIEQSGNFDVDIWDDGYAGVDPTDYIWETYSEEALVPGGGNNVMRYDNPEVDALIDEAYTLDEASRKETFCKIADILDEDVPIIYLFTTPNLEAYSARLVGVQSSVNDLVTWNIADWTLK, from the coding sequence ATGTTCACCAAAAAGCGTTCGTTGCTCTTTCTGACCTTCACGGTCATTGTTGCGCTGGCGATCACTTCGTGCGGCGCTCCAGCGCCAACGACAGCGACAGACGAACCCGCCGCTTCGAGTTCGGAAAAAAGTATCACGATCGTCATCCCGGAAGATCCGCCGACGTTCAACCCGATGGTTGCAGACACAGGCTATGACGCGCTCGTGATGGAACTTGTTTTGCTCGGCATGGCAGATATTGACCCGAACGGGAACGTGTTCCCCGAACTTGCCACAGACTTGCCGACCGTGGAAAACGGCGGCGTGACCATTGACGAGGATGCGGGCACAATGTCGGTCACGTGGACGATGCGCGACGATATTCAATGGAGCGACGGCGAACCGGTCACCGCGGACGATGTGTTGTTCACCTGGTCGGCGATCTCGGACCCCGTCAACGGCTTGTGGATTCCCGGAATTGATTACATCGACTCGGTTAAACAACTGGGAAAATATTCATTTGTCGTCAACTACAATGCGATCTATCCGGGCTATCTCACACAGTTCGGCGGCGAGCAACTCGCGATCTGGCCCGCGCACTATTGCAAACTCGAGCAAGGATTCGTCGCTTGGGATTGCGGACGCGCGCCGTTGAGCGACGGACCGTTTATTTTGAAAGACTGGATCGAAGGCGACCACATGACGTTCGAAAAGAACGATAAGTATTACCTCGCGCCGAAACCCGAGATCGAACAGGTCATCGTGCAGATCGTCCCAGACGACGCGGTGCGGAAAACGATGATGCTGAACGGCGACGCCGACATTGACATGTGGATCAACTCGAACACAGCCAAAGACCTCGAAGGTTCGGATGTCGCCAAGGTGAGCGCGAGTCCGACCGACCGTTGGTTGATGCGTCTCTACATGAATCTCGCCGAAAAAGGAACTGTGGACTCCGCCGCTACGCCGCATCCCATTCTCTCGGACGTCAACGTGCGGAAAGCGATTCGTTCCGCCATTGACGTGGACACCATCGTGAACGAAATTTTCCACGGGTTGGCAAACCCACACTGGACAGAGTTCTACCGCTCGCCGTATCAATGCGACGTGCCGCGCCCGGCGTTCGATCCCGAAGCCGCGAAAGCGATGTTGGAATCGGCTGGTTGGAAAGATACGGACGGCGACGGAATCCGCGAATGCAGCGGGTGTACCACCGGCGCGCCGGACGGCTACAAAATGGAAATGGAATTCATCACGTACGCCGAATTTGGCGAACCGCTCGAACTCACGCAACAACTCATCGCAGAAATGCTTGGCGAGATCGGCATCCAAATGAACATCACCGTTGTCGAGGGCAGTATTTTGTGGGACCAAGCCGAGAATGGCGGTATCGAACAAAGCGGTAACTTCGACGTGGACATCTGGGACGACGGTTATGCCGGTGTCGATCCCACCGATTACATCTGGGAAACCTATTCGGAAGAAGCGCTTGTGCCGGGCGGCGGCAACAACGTGATGCGTTACGACAACCCCGAAGTGGATGCGCTGATCGACGAAGCCTACACGCTCGACGAAGCCTCGCGCAAAGAAACATTTTGCAAGATCGCCGATATTCTCGACGAAGATGTGCCGATCATTTATCTATTCACCACGCCCAACCTCGAGGCATACTCGGCGCGGCTCGTAGGCGTGCAATCCTCAGTCAACGACCTCGTCACGTGGAACATCGCCGATTGGACGTTGAAATAA
- a CDS encoding methyltransferase domain-containing protein, with translation MVKTNEDYIPALSYRFLTPFYDFIQKFIVRDVRYKSLLIQQANIQPGQSVLDLGCGTGTLAIMAKQAQPSAEVTGLDADPDMLKVARYKSSERKAYVKFDVGFTNKLPYADASFERVLSSLMIHHLKTPDKVATAKEVFRVLKPGGELHIIDFGKPRTWYGKLLGPFLHEFEEANDNIEGNLPTIFNEPGLKTEIVGHFWTFFGDLAFLRGKKVDAQNGDA, from the coding sequence ATGGTGAAAACGAACGAGGACTATATCCCTGCGTTGAGTTATCGGTTTCTCACGCCATTCTATGACTTTATTCAAAAATTCATTGTGCGCGATGTGCGCTATAAATCGCTGTTGATTCAGCAGGCGAACATCCAGCCCGGACAATCCGTGTTGGATCTGGGTTGCGGCACAGGGACGTTGGCAATCATGGCGAAGCAGGCGCAACCCAGCGCGGAAGTAACAGGGCTCGACGCCGACCCCGACATGCTCAAAGTGGCGCGGTACAAATCGTCTGAACGGAAAGCGTACGTCAAATTCGATGTCGGCTTCACGAACAAACTTCCCTATGCCGACGCGTCGTTCGAGCGCGTACTATCCAGTCTGATGATCCACCACTTGAAAACGCCGGACAAGGTCGCGACCGCCAAAGAAGTCTTCCGCGTGCTTAAACCCGGCGGCGAATTACATATCATTGATTTCGGCAAGCCGCGCACATGGTATGGCAAGTTGCTGGGTCCGTTTCTGCACGAATTCGAAGAAGCGAACGATAATATCGAAGGGAATTTGCCAACGATATTCAACGAGCCGGGGTTGAAGACTGAGATCGTCGGTCACTTCTGGACGTTCTTTGGCGATCTGGCTTTCTTGCGGGGGAAGAAAGTTGATGCGCAAAACGGAGACGCGTGA
- a CDS encoding PAS domain S-box protein, with product MRATIVIVGLVLLFDVSQGGWIPNARSAVLIGLLVEQLVLLFILRSGHVNVVAFITLASFWGAMTYGAWIAGGVYDLSVFVYMVVILAAALLTTWRVSIFFSILSIVSIWGLTIAETRGYLVPTLDSPLSRARDLTTIFLFLAVLIFLLINVLRQALEKIQEDFHERLQAEQALRAGEERFRRIFHASPIAIAISNLEDGRLLDANEAYWKLTGFAPHRSLDHTTVELGIWEDEASRQAFVDNLLKQGALHDPAYEFTRDDGERKIATAYYEVVEFGGRSAILSIFHDVTSQKQAQEALFRSEARIRAMFEAIPDMMFELNPNGVMLQFLPSMSMRPIMPPEEFIGKTVAEALPFIAEQTAFAIRRTLESRQVQAFEYQLEQDGEIRTFEARLIATETDTVLSMVRDVTLIKWAFSEREKLISELESKNAELERFVYTVSHDLKSPLVTIVGFLGYLEEDLKQGNEENLRKDVERIYLAAYRMQELLQDLLELSRVGRVMNPPQEILFEELAKEAIELTEGRLQERGVRTLVNPSLPVVRGDRKRLLELLQNLIDNAAKYMGDQSDPLIEIGQQGFEGKRPILFVRDNGMGVAPEYHENIFGLFNKLNPNSEGTGVGLALARRIAEFHGGRLWIESELGKGATFFFTLPSVQSRLESEM from the coding sequence ATGCGGGCGACTATTGTCATTGTTGGGCTTGTCTTGCTTTTTGATGTTTCTCAGGGAGGGTGGATACCCAATGCGCGTAGCGCTGTCCTAATCGGCTTGTTGGTTGAACAATTAGTTTTGCTCTTTATACTGCGATCAGGGCATGTGAATGTGGTCGCGTTCATAACCTTAGCCTCATTTTGGGGCGCGATGACGTATGGCGCGTGGATTGCCGGCGGTGTGTATGATCTGTCGGTTTTTGTGTATATGGTGGTGATCCTTGCCGCCGCTCTACTAACGACCTGGCGAGTTTCTATTTTCTTCTCCATCCTTAGTATTGTTTCCATTTGGGGGCTTACGATCGCTGAGACGCGTGGATATTTGGTCCCGACGCTTGATTCTCCTTTGAGCCGCGCAAGGGATTTGACGACGATTTTCCTATTTCTGGCTGTGCTTATCTTCTTGCTGATCAACGTCTTGCGCCAAGCGCTGGAAAAAATACAAGAGGATTTCCATGAAAGGTTGCAGGCGGAACAAGCGTTGCGCGCGGGCGAGGAGCGGTTTCGCAGGATCTTTCATGCCAGCCCGATTGCCATCGCCATCTCGAATCTCGAGGATGGTCGCCTGCTCGACGCAAACGAGGCGTATTGGAAGTTGACGGGATTTGCCCCTCATCGTTCCCTCGATCATACAACCGTTGAATTGGGGATCTGGGAGGACGAAGCCAGTCGGCAAGCGTTTGTAGATAATTTACTTAAACAAGGCGCGTTGCACGACCCTGCGTATGAATTTACGCGCGACGATGGAGAAAGAAAGATCGCCACGGCGTATTATGAAGTCGTTGAGTTTGGCGGCAGGTCGGCGATCCTTTCCATCTTTCACGATGTAACCAGCCAGAAACAGGCGCAAGAGGCGCTCTTCCGAAGCGAAGCCCGCATACGCGCCATGTTCGAGGCAATTCCAGATATGATGTTTGAGTTGAATCCAAACGGCGTTATGTTGCAATTCCTGCCATCCATGTCCATGCGCCCGATCATGCCGCCGGAGGAGTTTATTGGAAAGACCGTCGCCGAGGCGCTTCCATTTATCGCCGAGCAGACGGCATTCGCCATCCGGCGCACGTTGGAGTCGCGACAAGTGCAAGCCTTTGAATATCAACTGGAACAAGACGGCGAGATTAGGACCTTCGAAGCCCGCCTCATTGCCACCGAGACCGATACGGTGTTGTCAATGGTGCGGGATGTTACGCTGATCAAATGGGCGTTCTCGGAACGTGAAAAATTGATCAGTGAACTCGAATCGAAGAATGCCGAATTGGAGCGTTTTGTCTACACCGTGTCGCATGATTTGAAATCGCCGCTTGTGACCATTGTGGGGTTCTTGGGCTATCTGGAGGAGGATCTTAAACAAGGAAATGAGGAGAACCTACGCAAGGATGTGGAACGCATCTATCTTGCGGCATATCGAATGCAGGAATTATTACAAGACCTGTTGGAGCTTTCACGCGTCGGACGCGTAATGAATCCTCCGCAGGAGATTCTCTTTGAAGAACTTGCAAAAGAGGCGATCGAGTTGACAGAAGGGCGGCTGCAAGAGCGCGGAGTGCGGACGCTGGTGAATCCCAGCCTCCCCGTCGTTCGAGGCGACCGTAAACGTCTGCTTGAGTTGTTGCAAAATCTGATTGACAATGCCGCAAAATATATGGGCGATCAATCCGATCCGCTGATCGAGATTGGGCAGCAGGGGTTCGAGGGAAAAAGACCTATCCTATTTGTGCGAGATAATGGTATGGGAGTCGCGCCGGAATATCATGAAAATATTTTCGGCTTGTTTAATAAACTTAATCCGAACAGCGAGGGGACCGGTGTAGGGCTGGCGCTTGCCAGACGGATCGCTGAATTTCATGGCGGCAGGTTGTGGATCGAAAGCGAATTGGGAAAGGGCGCGACATTCTTTTTTACGCTTCCTTCTGTTCAAAGCAGGTTGGAATCTGAAATGTGA
- a CDS encoding PAS domain S-box protein has protein sequence MRRFFKRLQHFLIDPPRFLQEVAIRRNSRLLNIFLLVMIVVFLGVDGAYLATTPGYMPPWYGYLFLFGAYAFNRAGYYKVSALLTMAMFPMVIFANIVSGESAAPITTIYFLIPGLILAGILLPFGLTALFAFVELLLVASMPVVAPMAFADIESIIGPFAALLISAVLVFVSIYHRDRMEAERQKLLRQSEEDHRAIVENAVFGIYQSTPAGKYLRVNSALARIYGYDSPQDMLDSITNISQQVYVDPSDRERFLRDLDDGGLVTGFVARNRRKDGSVIWASSNARMVRGASGEVAYFEGTVEDITEKKLTEEARRLSEERYRLISSVTSDYVFSNVQNEKGEIILNWVAGAFEHISGYTVEEFNARGGWVSTIHPDDIEKDAHDMEQLHKNEAVVSEVRTIHKDGSIRWVRNYAYPVWDSKENKLVGIYGAVQDITERKRIEQERENLIRELEAKNAELEQFTYTVSHDLKAPIITIKGFLGFLLQDARSGNVARFESDLQRISEATDRMHNLLNDLLELSRIGRLMNESVDVDLNQLIREARETLHGRLEEHGVEVIVEAPLPNVYGDHHRLLEVFQNLIDNAAKFTAGQEYSRIEIGQSLPVRAGFVTLYVRDNGIGIPPQFHERIFGLFNRLNPNIEGTGVGLALAKRIIEFHGGKIWVESAEGEGSTFYFTLPLSPSHEAQSASR, from the coding sequence ATGCGCCGATTTTTTAAACGGCTTCAACATTTTTTAATTGACCCCCCTCGTTTTCTGCAGGAAGTTGCCATTCGGCGCAATTCGCGCCTGTTGAATATTTTCCTGTTGGTCATGATCGTCGTTTTCCTCGGGGTGGATGGCGCTTATCTTGCTACAACGCCCGGTTATATGCCTCCCTGGTATGGCTATCTGTTTCTTTTCGGAGCATATGCTTTCAACCGCGCCGGCTACTACAAAGTATCGGCGTTGTTAACAATGGCAATGTTCCCTATGGTTATTTTCGCTAATATTGTTTCCGGCGAATCTGCTGCGCCGATTACTACGATCTACTTCCTGATCCCCGGCTTGATACTCGCTGGAATTTTATTGCCTTTCGGTCTTACGGCGTTATTCGCGTTCGTAGAATTGCTTTTGGTGGCGTCCATGCCTGTCGTTGCGCCGATGGCTTTTGCGGACATTGAATCTATCATTGGACCATTTGCCGCGCTTCTCATCAGCGCTGTGTTGGTCTTCGTCTCGATCTATCACCGCGATCGCATGGAAGCGGAGCGTCAGAAGTTGTTACGTCAGAGCGAAGAAGACCATCGCGCCATCGTGGAGAACGCTGTCTTTGGTATTTACCAAAGCACGCCCGCAGGGAAATATCTACGCGTTAATTCCGCGCTGGCGCGGATCTATGGCTACGACTCTCCGCAGGATATGCTGGATTCAATCACGAATATTTCTCAGCAGGTATATGTAGACCCGTCTGACCGCGAACGATTCTTGCGCGATCTCGATGACGGCGGCTTGGTAACCGGATTCGTCGCCAGAAATCGCCGAAAAGATGGCTCGGTGATTTGGGCTTCATCCAATGCGCGCATGGTCAGGGGCGCTTCTGGAGAAGTAGCCTACTTCGAGGGAACGGTGGAGGATATTACCGAGAAAAAATTGACGGAAGAAGCGCGCCGGTTAAGCGAAGAGCGTTACCGGCTGATCTCATCGGTCACATCCGACTATGTTTTTTCCAATGTGCAGAATGAGAAGGGCGAGATAATCCTCAATTGGGTTGCAGGAGCCTTCGAGCATATTTCAGGTTACACCGTAGAGGAATTCAACGCGCGCGGCGGGTGGGTATCCACGATTCATCCTGACGACATCGAAAAAGACGCTCATGACATGGAGCAGTTGCACAAGAACGAGGCAGTCGTTTCCGAAGTGCGTACCATCCATAAGGACGGTTCAATCCGCTGGGTGAGAAACTACGCTTATCCTGTATGGGATTCAAAAGAAAATAAGCTAGTCGGGATTTACGGCGCGGTGCAAGATATTACTGAACGGAAGCGCATCGAACAGGAACGCGAGAATCTCATCCGTGAATTGGAGGCGAAGAACGCCGAACTGGAGCAGTTCACGTATACCGTGTCTCACGACCTCAAGGCTCCGATCATCACCATCAAAGGCTTTCTTGGTTTTCTCTTGCAAGACGCTCGCTCAGGGAATGTAGCGCGGTTCGAAAGCGATCTCCAACGTATCAGCGAAGCCACCGATAGGATGCACAATCTGCTGAACGATTTGCTCGAACTTTCGCGTATTGGGCGGTTGATGAACGAGTCGGTTGACGTTGATCTCAACCAATTAATACGGGAGGCGCGTGAAACCCTGCATGGGCGCTTGGAAGAGCATGGCGTCGAAGTGATAGTGGAGGCTCCGTTGCCAAACGTATATGGGGATCATCACCGTTTGCTGGAAGTCTTTCAAAACCTGATAGATAACGCCGCAAAATTCACAGCCGGGCAGGAATATTCCCGGATCGAGATCGGACAGTCGCTTCCGGTGCGCGCTGGGTTTGTGACTCTCTACGTGCGCGACAACGGCATAGGCATCCCTCCGCAATTTCACGAACGGATTTTTGGATTGTTCAATCGGCTCAACCCGAACATCGAAGGGACCGGCGTGGGGCTTGCGCTGGCGAAACGAATTATCGAATTTCACGGCGGCAAGATCTGGGTGGAGAGCGCCGAGGGGGAGGGGTCAACTTTCTACTTCACACTCCCGCTTTCCCCGTCGCATGAAGCGCAGTCCGCTAGTCGGTAA
- a CDS encoding prenyltransferase has protein sequence MNINFAMWRKASWQLIKMDDKKEWDALDVVSKWLIATRSAVTLVTVYSCVIAGILAARDGYFSWVPFLIITLGLFIAHGTNNLLNDYTDYSRGVDKDNYFRTQYGVHPLVQGFFTKPQQIRWFIVSGILATLAGFYVLFSTGFNVTVIGLFAFGAIALLAYTYPFKYWGLGEFTIFLIWGPVFIGGVYYVLALFSGHEIVMSNVWSAVLAGVPYGLGVASINVAKHIDKHDDDKAKGVGTFPVRVGEAVARRVDQVAIVLIYVIVAYLVFVTRYFTPAMLIVFLAAKDALNVIKVLNHPKPAQAPEQARAFWPVWFSGFAFQHNRQFGGYILLGLIIDALLRIYLPAFWTMR, from the coding sequence ATGAACATCAATTTCGCTATGTGGCGCAAGGCATCGTGGCAACTCATCAAAATGGACGACAAAAAAGAATGGGACGCGCTCGATGTCGTCTCGAAGTGGCTGATCGCCACGCGCTCGGCGGTGACCCTCGTCACCGTCTACTCGTGCGTCATCGCGGGCATTCTCGCCGCGCGCGACGGCTACTTCTCGTGGGTCCCGTTCCTCATCATCACCCTCGGTTTGTTCATCGCTCACGGCACGAACAACCTGCTCAACGACTACACCGACTACTCACGCGGCGTGGACAAAGATAACTACTTCCGCACGCAATACGGCGTCCACCCGCTCGTGCAGGGATTCTTCACCAAGCCGCAACAGATTCGCTGGTTCATCGTCAGCGGCATCCTCGCCACCCTCGCGGGATTTTACGTCTTGTTCAGCACAGGCTTCAACGTCACCGTGATCGGCTTGTTTGCGTTTGGCGCAATCGCGTTACTCGCCTACACTTATCCCTTCAAATATTGGGGCTTGGGCGAATTCACGATCTTCCTCATTTGGGGACCCGTCTTCATCGGCGGCGTGTATTATGTCCTCGCGCTGTTCAGCGGGCACGAGATCGTCATGTCCAATGTGTGGAGCGCGGTGCTTGCGGGCGTTCCGTATGGTCTCGGCGTCGCCAGCATCAACGTCGCCAAGCACATTGACAAACACGACGACGACAAAGCCAAAGGCGTCGGCACGTTTCCCGTTCGCGTGGGTGAGGCGGTTGCGCGCCGCGTCGATCAGGTTGCAATCGTCCTCATTTACGTTATCGTCGCTTATCTGGTTTTCGTCACGCGCTATTTCACCCCCGCCATGTTAATCGTCTTCCTCGCGGCAAAAGACGCGCTCAACGTGATCAAGGTCTTGAACCATCCCAAGCCCGCTCAAGCGCCTGAGCAAGCCCGCGCCTTCTGGCCCGTGTGGTTTTCGGGTTTCGCCTTCCAGCACAACCGTCAATTCGGCGGCTACATTTTGCTCGGCTTGATCATCGACGCCCTCCTCCGCATCTATCTGCCAGCCTTCTGGACAATGCGCTAG